From the genome of Paracoccus seriniphilus, one region includes:
- a CDS encoding L,D-transpeptidase: MNRRQMISLALPLIAAPSLAFAQATPAPAKTRDPYAPTEVSIRNDFEVGSIVVVSKDFFLYHVIAPGKAIRYGVAVGRDELKWRGRATIGRKVEWPSWRPTQDMIKRNPAAYAKYSDGMPGGPRNPLGARALYLYDANGNDTAIRIHGTTNPKSIGRAVSNGCLRMRNEAVMSLFDQVPIGTPVYVY, translated from the coding sequence ATGAACCGCCGTCAGATGATCTCGCTGGCTCTGCCATTGATCGCCGCGCCGTCCCTTGCGTTTGCACAGGCTACGCCGGCGCCGGCAAAAACCCGCGACCCCTATGCGCCGACCGAAGTGTCGATTCGCAATGATTTCGAAGTGGGCAGCATTGTCGTCGTCAGCAAGGATTTCTTCCTTTACCACGTGATCGCGCCCGGCAAGGCCATTCGCTATGGCGTTGCCGTTGGCCGTGACGAGCTGAAATGGAGGGGTCGGGCCACGATCGGGCGCAAGGTCGAATGGCCCAGTTGGCGTCCGACTCAGGACATGATCAAGCGCAACCCGGCGGCCTATGCGAAATACAGCGATGGCATGCCCGGCGGCCCGCGCAACCCCCTGGGGGCGCGTGCGCTGTATCTTTATGATGCCAATGGCAATGATACGGCGATCCGGATCCATGGCACCACGAACCCGAAGTCGATTGGTCGGGCGGTGTCCAATGGGTGTCTGCGGATGCGCAACGAAGCGGTCATGAGCCTGTTCGATCAGGTTCCGATCGGCACTCCGGTCTATGTCTACTAA